Proteins from one Parasteatoda tepidariorum isolate YZ-2023 chromosome 4, CAS_Ptep_4.0, whole genome shotgun sequence genomic window:
- the LOC107448307 gene encoding activator of 90 kDa heat shock protein ATPase homolog 1, producing the protein MAKWGEGDPRWLVEERPDAKNVNNWHWTEKNASHWSKDKLKELLEGIKIETDFGKCEITELSKCEGDAVVNNRKAKLIFFYEWVLTLKWSGSLVNGESTVKGTVEVPNLSEEHHDVKDVDITVQLETTGSESDILKDVMRTNGAEIIREKLAKYINCLKEEFSQGLILPTKDSSAASDEKKVVKKSNNNEAISVKSPKTTKPMETGELQTTETFKCTADEFYRALTVKELVQAFTQGNCVLEPEVDGKFEFFDGNVHGHFVKLVPNKTIQQKWRFKSWPEGHFSDVVIDINQKLDCTEVIVTQVGVPKTELDNTREGWKRFYWESMKRTLGFGALLF; encoded by the coding sequence ATGGCTAAATGGGGAGAAGGAGACCCACGATGGTTGGTTGAAGAAAGGCCTGatgcaaaaaatgtaaataattggcACTGGACGGAAAAAAATGCATCGCACTGGtccaaagataaattaaaagagCTTCTCGAAGGAATTAAGATTGAAACCGATTTCGGCAAGTGCGAGATAACCGAATTGTCAAAATGCGAGGGTGATGCAGTGGTGAATAATCGCAAAGCTAAACTCATTTTCTTCTATGAATGGGTATTAACTCTAAAGTGGTCTGGTAGTCTCGTGAATGGTGAATCTACCGTCAAAGGCACCGTTGAAGTACCCAATTTGAGCGAAGAACACCACGATGTTAAAGATGTAGATATCACTGTGCAACTTGAAACCACCGGTTCCGAGTCCGATATCTTGAAAGATGTCATGCGAACAAACGGAGCTGAGATTATAAGGGAGAAATTGGCTAAGTACATCAACTGCTTGAAGGAAGAATTTTCTCAGGGTCTCATCTTACCCACCAAAGATAGTTCCGCTGCGTCTGACGAAAAGAAAGTTGTGAAAAAATCTAACAACAACGAAGCGATCTCTGTGAAGTCCCCAAAAACGACGAAACCAATGGAAACCGGTGAGCTGCAAACAACCGAAACTTTTAAATGCACCGCCGATGAATTCTACCGAGCTCTGACGGTTAAGGAGTTGGTTCAGGCATTCACCCAAGGGAATTGTGTCCTCGAACCCGAAGTCGATGGCAAGTTTGAGTTTTTTGATGGAAATGTCCATGGCCATTTTGTGAAACTGGTTCCTAATAAAACAATACAACAGAAATGGAGGTTCAAATCCTGGCCTGAAGGACACTTCTCGGATGTTGTGATTGATATCAATCAGAAGTTGGACTGTACTGAGGTGATTGTCACTCAAGTAGGAGTACCAAAGACTGAATTAGATAATACCCGTGAAGGTTGGAAGAGGTTTTACTGGGAGAGTATGAAGAGGACTTTAGGTTTTGGAGCACTTTTATTTTGA